In Halorussus limi, a genomic segment contains:
- a CDS encoding HNH endonuclease — MDCPTCEDSFDSRQGTRIHHSHAHGEKLPNRTCNGCGTDFYDPKSRLEYCGDCDPNAGENNGNWRDARETGACRCCGAEFRYYPSDKDGTYCSGCMEDATGLLPENPATKSRVSVSCTQCDADIEARPARVENRKRGVFCNLDCYGSWLSENVVSEDHHQWEGGELDYGEKWWRVRREALDRDDYSCQNCGETAEEIGRNPDVHHIKRVRNFDCPQEAHALENVVTLCRSCHRNVEAGNVSVPATSAEK; from the coding sequence ATGGACTGTCCGACGTGTGAAGATTCGTTCGATTCCCGGCAAGGAACCCGAATCCACCATAGCCATGCGCACGGCGAGAAACTCCCGAACCGGACGTGTAACGGTTGTGGTACCGACTTCTACGACCCGAAATCCCGACTGGAGTACTGCGGCGACTGCGACCCGAACGCCGGGGAGAACAACGGAAACTGGAGGGACGCGAGAGAAACCGGAGCGTGCCGGTGTTGTGGCGCCGAGTTTCGGTACTATCCGTCCGACAAAGACGGCACGTACTGTTCAGGTTGTATGGAGGATGCCACCGGCTTACTCCCAGAAAACCCAGCGACCAAAAGTCGAGTCTCTGTCTCGTGTACGCAGTGCGATGCGGACATCGAAGCACGACCTGCTCGCGTCGAAAACAGAAAACGCGGTGTTTTCTGTAACCTCGACTGCTACGGGTCGTGGCTCTCGGAAAACGTCGTCAGCGAAGACCACCATCAGTGGGAGGGTGGTGAACTCGATTACGGCGAGAAGTGGTGGCGCGTTCGACGTGAAGCGTTAGACAGAGACGACTACTCCTGTCAAAACTGCGGAGAAACCGCCGAAGAAATCGGCCGGAATCCGGACGTCCATCACATCAAACGGGTTCGTAATTTCGATTGTCCACAGGAGGCACACGCGTTAGAAAACGTGGTTACGCTCTGTCGAAGCTGTCATCGGAACGTGGAAGCGGGAAACGTTAGCGTGCCAGCAACGTCGGCCGAAAAGTAA
- a CDS encoding aldo/keto reductase: MTETLPDIGIGTYEITDPETCAASVETALNCGYRHVDTAEMYDNEVAVGEGIAAADADRDDVFVSTKIHSRNLGYDDVLEHARGCCDRLGVDSLDLLYVHWPIRTYDPDETLAAFDRLHDEGVIRHVGLSNFTPDLLEDALDRLDAPLFAHQVECHPLLQQAELRSLARERGHTLVAYSPLAKGTVTEVPELVAVADERDATPAQVSLAWLLSKENVAVIPKASSEAHVRENFEARKLDLTDDEVARIDAIEREARQVDFEAAPWN; encoded by the coding sequence ATGACCGAGACGCTCCCCGACATCGGCATCGGGACCTACGAGATCACCGACCCCGAGACGTGCGCCGCGAGCGTCGAGACCGCGCTGAACTGCGGGTACCGCCACGTCGACACCGCCGAGATGTACGACAACGAGGTCGCGGTCGGCGAGGGCATCGCCGCGGCCGACGCGGACCGCGACGACGTGTTCGTCTCGACGAAGATTCACTCGCGAAACCTCGGCTACGACGACGTGCTCGAACACGCCCGCGGGTGCTGTGACCGACTCGGCGTCGACTCGCTCGATCTCCTCTACGTCCACTGGCCGATTCGAACCTACGACCCCGACGAAACGCTCGCGGCGTTCGACCGACTCCACGACGAGGGCGTGATTCGCCACGTCGGCCTCTCGAACTTCACGCCGGACCTCCTCGAAGACGCGCTCGACCGCCTCGACGCGCCGCTGTTCGCTCACCAAGTCGAGTGCCACCCCCTGCTCCAGCAGGCGGAACTCCGGTCGCTCGCGCGGGAACGCGGCCACACGCTGGTCGCGTACTCGCCGCTGGCCAAGGGAACCGTGACCGAAGTGCCCGAACTCGTCGCCGTCGCCGACGAGAGGGACGCGACGCCCGCGCAAGTCAGTCTCGCGTGGCTTCTGTCGAAGGAGAACGTCGCCGTCATCCCGAAGGCCTCGTCGGAAGCCCACGTTCGGGAGAACTTCGAGGCCCGGAAACTGGACCTCACCGACGACGAGGTGGCGCGAATCGACGCCATCGAACGAGAGGCGCGGCAGGTCGACTTCGAGGCGGCCCCGTGGAACTGA
- a CDS encoding DNA-directed DNA polymerase has product MSDSGSTTLTDFSDGGGDDRDVEAEARAVAGSDHQPAASVVGDDDWLPDADGEVELSVVQVDYTVEGSGDDKEPVVHVFGRTDDQQLEHVEVYDFEPYFYAPAENVDDARIAQYDGLLTYHETDENGDPFESIRGNRLVKIIGRTPRDVGQVRDEFDHYEADILFPNRLLIDKDIKSGVRVPERRADDGNIRISHEEIEPVDANVTPRVNTFDIEVDDRQGFPEDGEETIICLTSHDSYRDEYVNWLYQSPAGVDGPAALAEYDPIEDDFEADVRVFEEEEAMLEAFVDYVEETNPDILTGWNFADFDAPYLLDRMERLQSPNHDYDLDIDRLSRVNEVWRSDWNGPDVKGRVVFDLLRAYKSNQRTELESYRLDAVGEVELGVGKERYSGDIGDLWEDDPERLLEYNLRDVELCVELDRKQDIVAFFEEVASFVGCKLEDAPTAGDAVDMYVLHKAHGEFALPSKGTVESGEEFEGGAVFEPITGVRENVSVLDLKSLYPMCMWTVNASPETKVDPDEFDGETYRTPTGQHFRKEPAGMMREMIEELLAEREEKKQLRDQHDPGTEAYERYDNQQASVKVVMNSLYGVSGWDRFRLYDKDNAAAVTATGREVINYTEETVNDFDYEVIYGDTDSVMLEIGRDVEKEEAIENSFELEERINESYDDFARENLDAEEHRFQIEFEKLYRRFFQAGTKKRYAGHIVWKEGKDVDDIDITGFEYKRSDIAPITKEVQKRVIDMIVHGEDLDDVKEYVHGVIEDYQSGNVNLDDVGIPGGIGKRLDAYDTDTAQVRGAKYANLMLGTNFQRGSKPKRLYLEGVHPDFWQRMESEQGFDPSGNSKEDRLYREFKKDPDVVCFEFADQVPDEFEVDWDKMLDKTLQGPIERVLEALDISWDEVKSGQEQTGLGSFV; this is encoded by the coding sequence ATGAGCGATTCGGGGTCTACGACACTTACCGACTTCTCCGACGGCGGCGGCGACGACCGCGACGTCGAGGCGGAGGCCCGCGCGGTCGCCGGTAGCGACCACCAACCCGCCGCCTCGGTCGTCGGCGACGACGACTGGCTTCCCGACGCCGACGGCGAGGTCGAACTCTCCGTCGTGCAGGTCGATTACACCGTCGAAGGGTCGGGCGACGACAAGGAACCGGTCGTCCACGTGTTCGGGCGCACGGACGACCAGCAGCTAGAACACGTCGAAGTCTACGATTTCGAGCCGTACTTCTACGCGCCGGCCGAGAACGTCGACGACGCGCGGATAGCGCAGTACGACGGGCTACTCACCTACCACGAGACCGACGAGAACGGCGACCCGTTCGAGTCCATCCGTGGCAATCGCCTCGTCAAGATAATCGGGCGAACGCCCCGAGACGTCGGACAGGTCCGCGACGAGTTCGACCACTACGAGGCGGACATCCTGTTCCCGAACCGCCTGCTCATCGACAAGGACATCAAGAGCGGCGTCAGGGTGCCCGAGCGCCGCGCTGACGACGGGAACATCCGCATCTCCCACGAGGAGATCGAACCCGTCGACGCGAACGTCACGCCGCGGGTGAACACCTTCGACATCGAAGTCGACGACAGGCAGGGGTTCCCCGAGGACGGCGAGGAGACCATCATCTGTCTCACCTCCCACGACTCCTACCGCGACGAGTACGTCAACTGGCTCTACCAGTCGCCGGCCGGCGTCGACGGTCCCGCGGCCCTGGCGGAGTACGACCCCATCGAGGACGACTTCGAGGCCGACGTTCGAGTGTTCGAGGAGGAGGAGGCGATGCTGGAGGCGTTCGTCGACTACGTCGAGGAGACGAACCCCGACATCCTCACGGGGTGGAACTTCGCCGACTTCGACGCGCCGTACCTCCTCGACCGGATGGAGCGACTCCAGAGTCCCAACCACGACTACGACCTCGACATCGACCGACTCTCACGGGTGAACGAGGTCTGGCGCTCGGACTGGAACGGCCCCGACGTCAAGGGCCGAGTCGTCTTCGACCTGCTGCGGGCGTACAAGAGCAACCAGCGGACAGAACTCGAATCCTACCGACTCGACGCGGTCGGCGAGGTCGAACTCGGCGTCGGCAAGGAGCGCTACAGCGGCGACATCGGCGACCTCTGGGAGGACGACCCCGAGCGCCTGCTGGAGTACAACCTTCGGGACGTCGAACTCTGCGTGGAACTCGACCGCAAGCAGGACATCGTCGCGTTCTTCGAGGAGGTCGCGTCGTTCGTCGGGTGCAAGCTAGAGGACGCGCCGACGGCCGGCGACGCCGTCGACATGTACGTCCTCCACAAGGCCCACGGGGAGTTCGCGCTCCCGTCCAAGGGGACCGTCGAGTCCGGCGAGGAGTTCGAGGGCGGTGCCGTCTTCGAACCCATCACGGGCGTCCGCGAGAACGTCTCGGTGCTGGACCTGAAGTCGCTGTACCCGATGTGCATGTGGACGGTCAACGCCTCGCCCGAGACCAAGGTCGACCCCGACGAGTTCGACGGCGAGACCTACCGCACGCCGACGGGCCAGCACTTCCGGAAGGAACCCGCCGGGATGATGCGGGAGATGATAGAGGAGTTGCTGGCCGAACGCGAGGAGAAGAAGCAACTGCGCGACCAGCACGACCCCGGAACCGAGGCCTACGAGCGCTACGACAACCAGCAGGCCTCCGTCAAGGTGGTCATGAACTCGCTGTACGGCGTCTCGGGGTGGGACCGGTTCCGCCTGTACGACAAGGACAACGCCGCGGCGGTCACGGCGACCGGACGCGAGGTCATCAACTACACCGAGGAGACGGTCAACGACTTCGACTACGAGGTCATCTACGGCGACACCGACTCGGTGATGCTGGAAATCGGCCGCGACGTCGAGAAAGAGGAGGCGATAGAGAACTCCTTCGAACTCGAAGAGCGAATCAACGAGTCGTACGACGACTTCGCGCGCGAGAACCTCGACGCCGAGGAACACCGCTTCCAAATCGAGTTCGAGAAGCTCTATCGGCGGTTCTTCCAAGCGGGCACGAAGAAACGCTACGCGGGCCACATCGTCTGGAAGGAGGGCAAGGACGTCGACGACATCGACATCACGGGCTTCGAGTACAAGCGGTCGGACATCGCGCCCATCACGAAGGAGGTCCAGAAGCGCGTCATCGACATGATCGTCCACGGCGAGGACCTCGACGACGTGAAGGAGTACGTCCACGGCGTCATCGAGGACTACCAGAGCGGCAACGTGAATCTGGACGACGTCGGCATCCCCGGCGGCATCGGCAAGCGACTCGACGCCTACGACACCGACACCGCGCAGGTCCGGGGCGCGAAGTACGCCAACCTGATGCTCGGGACGAACTTCCAACGGGGGAGCAAACCCAAGCGACTCTACTTGGAGGGCGTGCATCCGGACTTCTGGCAGCGGATGGAGAGCGAACAAGGCTTCGACCCGAGCGGAAACTCGAAGGAAGACCGCCTCTACAGGGAATTCAAGAAGGACCCCGACGTGGTCTGCTTCGAGTTCGCCGACCAAGTGCCCGACGAGTTCGAGGTCGATTGGGACAAGATGCTCGACAAGACCCTCCAAGGACCCATCGAACGCGTCCTCGAGGCCCTCGACATCTCGTGGGACGAGGTGAAATCCGGGCAGGAGCAGACCGGACTCGGCAGTTTCGTCTGA
- a CDS encoding ABC transporter ATP-binding protein: protein MATLELKNLHAEVVEADEKILDGVDLQVNSGEIHALMGPNGSGKSTTAKVIAGHPAYEVTEGEVILTLDDEEYGEEIPEDKLSWNLLDLEPNERAALGVFLGFQYPAEIEGVTMVNFLRQALNAKLDEREELFEDEDEEEAEADEEDAGYDTSPMEGPADEGEVDVAEFQQILSEKMELLDMDEKFAQRYLNAGFSGGEKKQNEVLQAAILEPSIAVLDEIDSGLDIDRLQDVSNGINALRDEQGTGILQITHYQRILDYVEPDHVHVMLDGEIAMSGGAELAEKLEDKGYDWVREEVYEAA, encoded by the coding sequence ATGGCAACGCTCGAACTCAAAAATCTACACGCAGAGGTCGTCGAAGCCGACGAGAAGATTCTCGACGGCGTCGACCTCCAAGTCAACTCGGGAGAAATTCACGCGCTGATGGGACCGAACGGGAGCGGCAAGTCCACCACAGCGAAAGTAATCGCCGGACACCCGGCCTACGAAGTCACCGAGGGCGAGGTCATCCTCACCCTCGACGACGAGGAGTACGGCGAGGAGATTCCCGAGGACAAACTCTCGTGGAACTTGCTCGACCTCGAACCGAACGAGCGCGCGGCGCTCGGCGTCTTCCTCGGCTTCCAGTATCCGGCCGAAATCGAGGGCGTCACGATGGTCAACTTCCTCCGACAGGCGCTCAACGCCAAACTCGACGAGCGCGAGGAACTCTTCGAGGACGAAGACGAGGAGGAAGCCGAGGCCGACGAGGAGGACGCGGGCTACGACACCAGCCCCATGGAAGGCCCCGCCGACGAGGGCGAGGTCGACGTCGCGGAGTTCCAGCAGATACTCTCCGAGAAGATGGAACTGCTCGACATGGACGAGAAGTTCGCCCAGCGCTACCTCAACGCGGGCTTCTCCGGCGGCGAGAAGAAGCAAAACGAAGTGCTTCAGGCCGCCATCCTCGAACCGTCCATCGCGGTCCTCGACGAGATCGACTCCGGTCTCGACATCGACCGCCTGCAGGACGTATCGAACGGCATCAACGCCCTGCGCGACGAGCAGGGAACCGGTATCCTCCAGATCACCCACTACCAGCGGATTCTCGACTACGTCGAGCCCGACCACGTTCACGTCATGCTCGACGGCGAAATCGCCATGAGCGGCGGCGCGGAACTCGCCGAGAAGCTGGAAGACAAGGGGTACGACTGGGTCCGAGAAGAAGTCTACGAGGCTGCGTAA
- a CDS encoding ferritin-like domain-containing protein has translation MTVNDRVSTDNQLARLLQIGIVLEEVVEVRAARHYETLSPDERDADVEELLEEAREESADHRHRLEGLIDQLNAEAVPLEEVQTLVEARYAQTGPEGFDGVLYDQLHGEETAYKFYDDLIEAVEASDTDYALDREELLATLKAIREEEAEGVEEVTKIMEARE, from the coding sequence ATGACGGTCAACGACCGGGTCTCGACCGACAACCAACTCGCCCGCCTGCTCCAGATCGGCATCGTATTGGAGGAGGTCGTCGAGGTCCGCGCGGCGCGTCACTACGAGACGCTCTCGCCCGACGAGCGCGACGCGGACGTCGAGGAACTGCTGGAGGAGGCCCGCGAGGAGTCGGCGGACCACCGTCACCGACTGGAGGGTCTCATCGATCAGTTGAACGCCGAAGCGGTGCCGCTCGAAGAGGTTCAGACGCTGGTGGAAGCCCGCTACGCCCAGACCGGTCCCGAGGGCTTCGACGGCGTCCTCTACGACCAACTCCACGGCGAGGAGACCGCGTACAAGTTCTACGACGACCTCATCGAAGCCGTCGAGGCCAGCGACACCGACTACGCGCTCGACCGCGAGGAACTGCTCGCTACCCTGAAGGCGATACGCGAGGAAGAGGCCGAAGGAGTCGAGGAAGTGACAAAAATCATGGAGGCCCGAGAATGA
- a CDS encoding DUF7331 family protein — MSDHVNPGDELDRAEAALPEAAETEAPIEAYETEDGVVFYDADNPLAWLKAGRPLTLEEQI, encoded by the coding sequence ATGTCCGACCACGTCAACCCTGGCGACGAGCTGGACCGTGCGGAAGCGGCGCTTCCCGAGGCCGCGGAGACGGAAGCACCCATCGAGGCCTACGAGACGGAGGACGGCGTCGTATTCTATGACGCGGACAATCCGTTGGCGTGGTTGAAGGCGGGACGACCGCTCACGCTCGAAGAGCAGATCTGA
- a CDS encoding alanyl-tRNA editing protein: protein MTEQRYLPDADGVTEFEATASEVADDFLVLDGTYFYPEGGGQPADRGELAWDGGSATVTTVRKNHGDVRHYVEEIEGDRPEVGDAVEGRIDAERREAHRRMHTAQHVVSRVVLDEYGAETAGNQIHADRSRIDFEPADFSEADVAEIERLSNEAIERDLRVSKAERPREEVEERTEEGRALLNLIPDHVDPLRVVEIEGFDYCPCGGTHVDSLGDVGRVEITNRESKGEATERIEFVLRD, encoded by the coding sequence GTGACCGAGCAACGCTACCTTCCCGACGCCGACGGCGTGACCGAGTTCGAGGCGACCGCGAGCGAGGTGGCCGACGACTTCCTCGTCCTCGACGGGACCTACTTCTACCCCGAGGGCGGCGGGCAACCGGCCGACCGCGGCGAACTCGCGTGGGACGGCGGGTCGGCCACGGTGACGACGGTCCGGAAGAACCACGGCGACGTGCGCCACTACGTCGAGGAAATCGAGGGCGACCGCCCCGAAGTCGGCGACGCGGTAGAGGGACGAATCGACGCCGAACGCCGCGAGGCCCACCGCCGGATGCACACCGCCCAGCACGTCGTCTCGCGCGTGGTCTTGGACGAGTACGGCGCGGAGACCGCGGGCAACCAGATTCACGCCGACCGCTCGCGCATCGACTTCGAACCCGCCGACTTCTCCGAGGCGGACGTGGCCGAAATCGAGCGCCTGTCGAACGAGGCCATCGAGCGCGACCTCCGGGTCAGCAAGGCCGAGCGCCCGCGAGAGGAGGTCGAGGAGCGCACCGAGGAGGGCCGGGCCCTGCTGAACCTCATCCCCGACCACGTCGACCCGCTCCGCGTGGTCGAAATCGAGGGCTTCGACTACTGCCCCTGCGGCGGCACGCACGTCGATAGCCTCGGCGACGTCGGGCGCGTGGAGATAACGAACCGTGAGTCGAAGGGCGAGGCGACCGAGCGCATCGAGTTCGTCCTGAGGGATTAA
- a CDS encoding metal-dependent transcriptional regulator, translating to MNTADQYLKAIYLVQRMENGPASTGALADRLDVSPASVNEMIGKLQDKGLADHEKYKGVSLTDEGIEQAREALQTYCIIERFLHNVLEVEEFPSEAKALESVIDETVAERLDTIIDREPQCPDCFDAEADMCAELVGEGEAD from the coding sequence ATGAACACGGCAGACCAGTATCTGAAGGCGATATATCTCGTGCAACGGATGGAGAACGGGCCGGCGTCGACCGGCGCCCTCGCCGACCGCCTCGACGTGAGTCCCGCGAGCGTCAACGAGATGATCGGAAAGCTTCAGGACAAGGGCCTCGCCGACCACGAGAAGTACAAGGGCGTCTCGCTGACCGACGAAGGCATCGAGCAGGCCCGCGAGGCGCTCCAGACCTACTGCATCATCGAGCGCTTCCTCCACAACGTCCTCGAAGTCGAGGAGTTCCCGAGCGAAGCGAAGGCCTTAGAGAGCGTCATCGACGAGACCGTCGCGGAGCGACTCGACACCATCATCGACCGCGAACCGCAGTGTCCCGACTGCTTCGACGCCGAGGCCGACATGTGCGCCGAACTGGTCGGCGAAGGCGAAGCCGACTGA
- the sufB gene encoding Fe-S cluster assembly protein SufB, translating into MSSEQDQLKETNTEERFAFKKEESAAVRSDKGLTEEVVRLISEDKDEPEWMLDRRLRALEHWQNMPMPTDWPGQPDLTELDVEEIVPYIRPDVDKREGADSWDDLPEDIQDTFEKLGIPEAERKALSGVGAQYESEVVYQNMQEQWEEKGVVFCNMDEAVREHEDLVKEHFMTSCVPPSDNKFAALHGAVWSGGSFVYVPEDVTVEMPVQAYFRMNSEGMGQFEHTLIIAEKGSEVHYIEGCSAPKYGSHNLHSGGVEVFVGEDAHVQYSTVQNWSKNTFNLNTKRAIVEKGGRMEWVSGSMGSKATMLYPCTILKGRGASANNITIAFAGEGQNIDTGAKVYHNAPHTKSTIESKSISKDGGRTNYRGLVHISEGAEHSSTSVECDALMFDNESTSDTMPYMEIDESKVDVAHEATVGKIGDEDVFYLQSRGLDDDDAKQMIVSGFIEPITEELPIEYAVELNRLIELEMEGSLG; encoded by the coding sequence ATGAGTTCGGAACAAGACCAACTGAAAGAGACCAACACCGAGGAACGTTTCGCGTTCAAGAAAGAGGAGAGCGCGGCGGTCCGCTCGGACAAGGGACTGACCGAGGAGGTCGTCCGCCTCATCAGCGAGGACAAGGACGAACCCGAGTGGATGCTCGACCGGCGCCTCCGGGCGCTCGAACACTGGCAGAACATGCCGATGCCGACCGACTGGCCCGGCCAACCGGACCTCACGGAACTCGACGTCGAGGAAATCGTCCCCTACATCCGACCCGACGTGGATAAGCGCGAGGGCGCCGATAGCTGGGACGACCTGCCGGAAGACATTCAGGACACCTTCGAGAAACTCGGCATTCCGGAAGCCGAGCGAAAGGCGCTGTCGGGCGTGGGTGCCCAATACGAGTCCGAAGTCGTCTACCAGAACATGCAGGAGCAGTGGGAGGAGAAGGGCGTCGTGTTCTGCAACATGGACGAGGCCGTCCGCGAACACGAGGACCTCGTGAAGGAACACTTCATGACCTCCTGCGTGCCCCCGAGCGACAACAAGTTCGCCGCTCTCCACGGCGCAGTCTGGAGTGGCGGGAGCTTCGTCTACGTGCCCGAGGACGTGACCGTCGAGATGCCGGTGCAGGCTTACTTCCGCATGAACTCGGAAGGCATGGGCCAGTTCGAGCACACCCTCATCATCGCCGAGAAGGGTTCGGAGGTTCACTACATCGAAGGCTGCAGTGCGCCCAAGTACGGCAGTCACAACCTCCACTCCGGTGGCGTCGAGGTGTTCGTCGGCGAGGACGCCCACGTTCAGTACTCGACCGTGCAGAACTGGTCGAAGAACACGTTCAACCTCAACACCAAGCGCGCTATCGTCGAGAAGGGCGGCCGCATGGAGTGGGTATCGGGCAGCATGGGGTCGAAGGCCACCATGCTCTACCCCTGCACCATCCTGAAGGGTCGCGGCGCGAGCGCGAACAACATCACCATCGCGTTCGCGGGCGAAGGCCAGAACATCGACACCGGCGCGAAGGTCTACCACAACGCGCCCCACACAAAGTCGACCATCGAGTCGAAGTCCATCAGCAAAGACGGCGGCCGCACCAACTACCGCGGTCTCGTCCACATCTCGGAGGGTGCCGAACACTCCTCGACGTCGGTGGAGTGTGACGCGCTGATGTTCGACAACGAGAGTACGTCGGACACGATGCCGTACATGGAAATCGACGAGTCGAAGGTCGACGTGGCCCACGAGGCGACCGTCGGTAAAATCGGGGACGAAGACGTCTTCTACCTCCAGTCGCGCGGACTGGACGACGACGACGCCAAGCAGATGATCGTCTCCGGCTTCATCGAGCCGATTACGGAGGAACTGCCCATCGAGTACGCCGTCGAACTCAACCGACTCATCGAACTCGAAATGGAGGGGAGTCTCGGATGA
- a CDS encoding HD domain-containing protein: protein MGVEIKESPVTEAEFEEMKDFVYEYLAASVENEDGGGRMRWYPWHSAEYRFNHILNVVDLAGTIAEKEGANVDVARVAALFHDIAKLDADQEVHAEEGARIARKYLETHGDFPESFIEEVCKAVENHSYQGDLTDLPKETQCLIEADLLDKVGANGTALMLLRMGYEARTHMDAAEMVDRVMERGKDAANRVQSDAAEGIAHKRLKRVKWFREWLEGEVPEMDHEESTDRRTQRRP from the coding sequence GTGGGAGTCGAAATTAAGGAGTCGCCCGTCACGGAGGCCGAGTTCGAGGAGATGAAGGACTTCGTCTACGAGTATCTCGCCGCCAGCGTCGAGAACGAGGACGGCGGCGGTCGGATGCGCTGGTACCCGTGGCACTCCGCCGAGTACCGGTTCAACCACATCCTCAACGTGGTGGACCTCGCGGGCACCATCGCCGAGAAGGAGGGCGCGAACGTCGACGTGGCCCGCGTCGCGGCGCTGTTCCACGACATCGCCAAACTCGACGCCGACCAAGAGGTCCACGCCGAGGAGGGCGCGCGCATCGCCCGGAAGTACCTCGAAACTCACGGCGACTTCCCGGAATCGTTCATCGAAGAGGTGTGCAAAGCCGTCGAGAACCACTCGTATCAGGGCGACCTGACAGACCTGCCCAAGGAGACTCAGTGTCTCATCGAGGCCGACCTGCTCGACAAGGTGGGCGCGAACGGCACCGCCCTCATGCTCCTGCGGATGGGCTACGAGGCCCGGACCCACATGGACGCCGCCGAGATGGTCGACCGGGTGATGGAGCGTGGCAAGGACGCCGCCAATCGCGTCCAGAGTGACGCCGCGGAGGGCATCGCTCACAAGCGCCTCAAGCGCGTCAAGTGGTTCCGCGAGTGGCTCGAGGGCGAGGTCCCGGAGATGGACCACGAGGAGTCCACGGACCGTCGGACACAACGACGGCCATAG
- the sufD gene encoding Fe-S cluster assembly protein SufD has translation MTATQVHETISEETVREISDELGEPDWLLETRLDALAALEELEMPDVIRTPGRDWTNLDALDYESFVDPLNAAEEKDQVGPEDAEVLPLSEAVSEREDLLKEHFGSVIDPEENYLTALSTALFSTGTLVYVPKNVDAEDVTIRTTQHSQSLFNYTLVVTEQSSSVTILERQDTGEDVDGDRYYSGIVEVAAGENSHVQYGSLQDLDEETYNYTLKRGEADDYATVNWVEGNIGSRLTKSSVETNLDGEGSETKTVGAFFGHDDQHFDIAARVWHNTAHTTADLVTRGVLDDDARSVYEGVQDVGRDAWDTNSYQRENTLMLSDESEADASPKLIINNHDTEASHSATVGQIDEEDMFYMTSRGLDDESARNMLVEGFFVPVLEEVEVEELRGDLETRVRERLHE, from the coding sequence ATGACTGCGACGCAGGTACACGAGACCATCTCGGAGGAGACGGTCCGCGAGATTTCCGACGAACTCGGGGAACCCGATTGGCTCCTCGAAACTCGCCTCGACGCCCTCGCGGCGCTCGAGGAGTTGGAGATGCCCGACGTGATTCGGACGCCGGGCCGCGACTGGACCAACCTCGACGCGCTCGACTACGAGAGCTTCGTCGACCCGCTGAACGCCGCCGAGGAGAAGGACCAAGTCGGTCCCGAGGACGCCGAGGTCCTGCCGCTCTCGGAGGCCGTCTCCGAGCGCGAGGACCTCCTGAAGGAACACTTCGGGTCGGTCATCGACCCCGAGGAGAACTACCTCACGGCGCTCTCGACGGCGCTGTTCAGCACCGGCACGCTGGTCTACGTCCCGAAGAACGTCGACGCCGAAGACGTGACCATCCGGACGACCCAGCACTCCCAGTCGCTGTTCAACTACACGCTGGTCGTCACCGAGCAGTCGAGTTCGGTGACGATTCTGGAGCGACAGGACACCGGCGAAGACGTCGACGGCGACCGCTACTACAGCGGCATCGTGGAGGTCGCCGCGGGCGAGAACAGCCACGTCCAGTACGGGTCGCTACAGGACCTCGACGAGGAGACGTACAACTACACGCTCAAGCGCGGCGAGGCCGACGACTACGCCACGGTCAACTGGGTCGAGGGCAACATCGGTTCGCGCCTCACGAAGTCCTCCGTCGAGACGAACCTCGACGGCGAGGGGTCCGAGACCAAGACGGTCGGCGCGTTCTTCGGTCACGACGACCAGCACTTCGACATCGCGGCCCGAGTCTGGCACAACACGGCCCACACGACCGCGGACCTCGTGACTCGCGGCGTGCTCGACGACGACGCGCGCTCGGTCTACGAGGGCGTCCAAGACGTCGGCCGTGACGCGTGGGACACCAACTCCTACCAGCGCGAGAACACCCTGATGCTGAGCGACGAGAGCGAGGCCGACGCGTCGCCGAAACTCATCATCAACAACCACGACACCGAGGCGAGCCACTCGGCCACCGTCGGCCAGATCGACGAGGAGGACATGTTCTACATGACCTCCCGCGGACTCGACGACGAGTCGGCCCGCAACATGCTGGTCGAAGGCTTCTTCGTCCCGGTGCTCGAGGAAGTCGAGGTCGAGGAGCTTCGCGGAGACCTCGAAACCCGCGTGCGGGAACGACTCCACGAGTAG